GGGCATCCAGATGGTGTACGTGCCCGAGGGGCCGTTCGCCCTCGGCGCAGGCGGCGCCGAGGTGGGCGGCTTCCACCAGTTCGTCGATGGCAGGAACACGAGCACGCCGTACCGCGTCACCGGCCCCGGCGCCATCCCCACGGGCAGGAAGCAGGGGCAGCTGTGGGCGCGGAACCACGGCGGTCCGCTCGTCGATGGCGGGGAGATTCCGGCCACGTATCCCAACGGCCATACGGCCTTCTACTGCATGAAGTTCCAGATCAGTCCCGCTCAATATGCCGAGTTTCTCAATGCCCTTCCCCCGGAACAAGCCGGCGAACGGTTCGGCGGGACCGTCTTCAACAAGGTGGTGTACTCGGGCAAGAACGGGCACGTCTCCAAGGATGACAAGGGGCGGTTCATCGGACGTCCGGGAAGAGAGCGGGCCGGGGCGGGCTGCTTCGGCCTCTCCTGGGCCGACGGAGCCACGTTCGCCTCGTGGGCCGGACTGCGTCCGATGACCGAACTGGAGTTGGAGAAGGCCGTGCGCGGCCCGCGGGATCCGATCGCCGACGAGGTCGGGCCATCCTATTGGGGCATCAGCGGGTTCGGCGGGCATGACTGGGATGCGTTCAAGGGCGATCCGCAGAGCGAACGTCCCGTCACGGCGACCGCACCGGGGCTGCGTTTCAAGGGCACCCACGGCCTCGGCACGACGTCCCTGCCGGCGGATTGGCCCCAGGCCGACGCCGTGGGCTCGGCGCTGCGATGCTCGCACTACTCGTCCACCAATCTCGAACGGCTCCGCGGATTGGTGGAGCCGCCGGGATTCTTCCAGCCCACATCTATCACCTTCGTGGAACTGCCCCGCACGCGGCTGTCCGACCGGCTCTTCGCCGGAGTCGCCGATCCGGAGCGGCTCTGGTCGCACAAGTGGCGCGGCGTGCGAACCGCGCCGAACGGGGTGGGCCCGTGAGCCGTCCGCGTGTGCGGGTGCTGACACGCATCACGGCTTCTCGAGGGATTGCGCGTTCCGCGTGAGCCGAGCGGCGCGGATCAGGTGTCCGTTTTTTCGAGCAGCCCCCGCGGGGCCACGCGCCCGCCCGCTGAGCCCGGGAGCGGGTGCGGCTGTCCCTTCGCCCACGCAGGCGGAATGTCCTGTCGCGTCTGAGAAGGGAGGCCCAGGGCCTGCCGGGCATTTCTTGCCGTCGCGGGGCCGCACGCCCTACCGTTGGCAGCCTTCGGGGAAAGCGGCCTGCGTCAGGTTCGCCTGGTTCTCCCGGAGTTCCTTGAGGGTCTACAACGATGAATAGCACCATGTTCAAGTGGGTAGTTGGGGCGGCCACCTGCATCGCAGTGGTCGCGACGGCCTGGGACGCCGAGGCCGGCTGGCGGCGTCGGAGTCGGAACTGCTGTGAGCCGTGTGAAACCTCGTGCTGTACGCCGGCGTACACGAGTTGTGCACCGATGTGCGAGACGAGTTGTGCTCCGGCATGCGGCACGGTGTGCGAGACGGTCGCCAGCTACGACCGCTGCGGCCGGATCGTCTACCGCCAGGCCTGCTACGCGACGGTCGCGTCGTCGTCGATCGTGCTGCCTGCGGCGAGTTGCTGCGGGGGCATCGCGAGCACGTCGACGCCGGCGAAGGCCGAGGCCCTCGTGAAGGCGGCTCCGGCGCAGGAGACGGTCCAGACCCCGACCGTGGCGGCCACGCGATAGCCCGGCGGCCGTGTCGGCACTTCGGGCGAGAGAATTCGCCCACTCCCGCGCGGAGGTGCGTCCTCCGCGCGGGAGTTTTTTCTGTCCCCGCCGACAGAAGGATGGTCCGGCCAATCGCACTTCCGCACCCATTTTCGAGTGGATGAGCGGCGCGTAAAGCGGCTCGGGAGTTGCGTCCCCCGTCTCCTGGCCCCCCTCTCCTGGTCCGGAACAAGCGGCAACCCGACGCCTGCCTTCTCCCTTGGAGTGGCGTTTTTCTGGCGTCGGCGCGGAGTCTCTCCGCGTCAGCGGGCGGTCTCGGCCGCGGCGGTGGCGGCTGGAAACCGGTCCTGGATCGGCTGCACCCCCATCGGCTCCGTCCGCAGCCCCTCCATGGCGCGGACGCAGGCCTCGGCGGCCGGCAGCGTCGTGATGCAGGGCACGCCATAGAGCACGCTCGCCGCCCGAATCCGCCCCTCGTCGGTCCGCGCTCCCTTGCCACGGGGCGTGTTGAAGATCAGCTGCACGCGGCCGTCGATGAGGTGGTCGATGAGGTTCGGATGCCCCTCCTGGAGCTTCTTCACCACCTCGACGGGAATCCCCGCCGCGGCGAGCTCCCGCGCCGTGCCGGCGGTCGCGATCAGCTCGAAGCCCAGCGCCACCAGCCGCCGGGCCACGTTCACCATGTACTGCTTGGCCTGCGGGCTGGCCACCGAGACGAAGATCCGTCCCTTCTCGGGGAGCACGATCCCGGCGGCGATCTGGCTCTTGGCGAAGGCGATCGCGAACGTGTCGCTGACCCCCATCACCTCGCCTGTGCTGCGCATCTCCGGCCCCAACGCGATATCGACGCCGGCGAACTTCACGAACGGGAACACGCTCTCCTTGACGCTCACATGGGCCGGGACGGGGTCCGCCTCGATGCCCTGCTCCGCCAGGCCCACCCCCGCCATCACCTTCACCGCCACCTTCGCCACCGGCATGCCCGTCGCCTTGGCGACGAAGGGCACGGTGCGGCTGGCCCGCGGGTTGACCTCGATCACGTACAGCGACTGGCCGCTTACGCCGTCGGCGTCGGTCTCCCTCTTGACGGCGAACTGCACGTTCATCAGGCCGACCACGCCCAGGCTCCGGGCCAGGCCGGTCGCCGCCTGCTTGATCTCGGCGATCATCTCCGCCGACAGGCTGTGGGGGGGGATGCAGCAGGCCGAGTCGCCGGAGTGCACGCCCGCCTCCTCGATGTGCTCCATGACGCCGGCCACGATCACGTCCCGGCCGTCGGCGATGCAGTCGACGTCGACCTCGATGGCGTCCTCGAGGAACCGGTCGATGAGCACCGGCTGCCCCTGGGCCACGGCGAAGGCCTCGGCCACGTACCGCTCGAACTGCACCTGGTCGTAGCAGATCTCCATCGCCCGCCCGCCGAGCACGAAGCTTGGCCGCACCAGGCTCGGGTAGCCGATCCGGGCCACCTCGCGCCGGGCTTGCTCCAGCGTCCGGGCGATGCCGCTGTCGGGCTGCCTGAGCCCGAGCCGGTCGAGCAGGTCGCGGAACTTCTCCCGGTCCTCGGCGGTCTCGATCGTGTCGACGCTCGTGCCGATGATCGGCAGGCCGGCTGCATGCAGGGCCCGGGCCAGGTTCAGCGGCGTCTGGCCGCCGAGCTGGACGATGACGCCGTCGGGCTCGATGCGGTCGGCGATGTTGAGCACGTCCTCGCAGGTCAGCGGCTCGAAGAACAGCATGTCGCTGGTGTCGTAGTCGGTGCTCACGGTCTCCGGGTTGGAGTTGACCATCACGCTCTCGATGCCCAGCTCGCGGAGCGCGTAGCTGGCATGGCAGCAGCAGTAGTCGAACTCGATCCCCTGCCCGATCCGATTCGGTCCGCCGCCGAGGATCATGACCCGCTTCCGCCCCGGCGGCTTGGGGCGGACCTCGTCCTCGTCCTCCCAGGTCGAGTAATAGTAAGGAGTGAGGGCCTCGAACTCGGCGGCGCAGGTGTCGACCACCTTGAAGGTGGCCACGATCCCGCGCCGCTTCCGTTCCGCCCGGACCTCGAACTCACTCGACCCGAGGAGCACGGCCAGCTGCCGGTCGGAGAAGCCGGCCTGCTTGGCGAGCCGCAGCGTGCCGTCATCGACCGCCCCCAGCGACCCGACCGTTCGCAGCAGGCTCTCGATCTCGACGAGCTGCCGCAGCTCGTCGAGAAACCAGGGATCGATCGCGGTCGCCTCGTGCAGCTCCGCGACCGTCATCCCCGCCTTGAGCGCGTACCGCAGGTACCAGACCCGGTCGGGGTCGGGGGTGGAGACGCGGGCCTTGATGTCGTCGAGCGACGGCTCGGCGGGCGTGCCCCACAGGTCCTTGCCGTCGGAGCCGAAGCCGAAGGCTCCCACCTCCAGGCCGCGGAGCGCCTTCTGGAAGGCCTCCTTGAACGTCCGGCCGATGGCCATCGTCTCCCCCACGCTCTTCATCTGCGTGGTCAGCCGCGAGTCGGCCTCGGGGAACTTCTCGAAGGCGAACCGCGGCACCTTGACGACGACGTAGTCGATCGAAGGCTCGAAGCAGGCCTTCGTCTTCCGAGTGATGTCGTTGGGGAGCTCGTGGAGCCGCCAGCCGACCGCCAGCTTGGCGGCGATCTTGGCGATCGGGAAGCCGGTCGCCTTGCTGGCCAGGGCCGACGAGCGGCTGACCCGCGGGTTCATCTCGATGACGATCATTCGGCCCGTCTGCGGGTCGACGGCGAACTGGATGTTGGAGCCGCCAGTCTCGACGCCGATCGCCCGGATCACGGCGAAGCTCGCGTCCCGCATGCGCTGGTACTGCCGGTCGGTGAGCGTCATCGCCGGGGCGACGGTGATCGAGTCGCCGGTGTGCACGCCGCAGGGATCGAAGTTTTCGATGGAGCAGATCACGACGGCGTTGTCGTCGGCGTCGCGCATGACCTCCATCTCGTATTCCTTCCAGCCGAGGATCGACTCCTCGACCAGCACCTCACCCACCGGCGAGAGGTCGAGGCCGCGCTGCACCTTGGTGTCGAACTCCTCGCGGTTCCAGGCGATGCCAGAGCCCGAGCCGCCGAGCGTGAAGCTGGGGCGGATGACCGCCGGCAGACCGATCTCGCCGAGCACCTCGCGGGCCTCCGGCAGGCTTTTCACGATCCGGCCCCGGCAGGTCTCGAGGCCGATCTTGTGCATCGTCTCCTTGAAGATCTCCCGATCCTCGCCACGCCGGATCGCCTCCGCCTTGGCCCCGATCATCTCCACGCCGTGCCTGGCGAGGATCCCGCGCCGGTCGAGCTCGAGCGCCAGGTTGAGGGCCGTCTGCCCGCCGAGCGTCGGCAGCACGGCATCGGGCTTCTCGGCCTCGATCACCTTCTCCAGCATCTGCCAGGTGAGCGGCTCGACGTACGTCCGGTCGGCCGTGCCCGGATCGGTCATGATCGTGGCCGGGTTCGAGTTGACGAGGACGACGCGGTAGCCGTCCTCGCGCAGGGCCTTGCAGGCCTGGGTGCCGGAGTAGTCGAACTCGCAGGCCTGGCCGATGACGATCGGGCCGGAACCGATGAGGAGGATGGTGTGCAGGTCGTCGCGACGGGGCATGGAAGGGTTCGCGGGGCGGAAAAAACAAATTTCCCGAAGGTAGCATCCTCCGGCCCGGACCGGCAACGAGCCGCTACAATCCGGCTGCGCCACGATGGCGGGCGGCGGCGACGCTGCCCCCCATCCGCCCCGTGGCCTGCCCGCCGACAACAGCACCGGACCACGACCCCCAGGAGCCGCTCGCCATGTCGTTCGCCACCCCCGCCCTCGACGCCCTGCGCGACACCCTGCCCGACGATCTCAAGGACATCCGGCTCAACGTCGGCGCCGTGCTCGGCGGCGAGACGCTCGCGCCGGCCCAGGCGCTGGGCGTGGCCCTGGCGGCGGCCCGGTTTCTTCGCCACCGGCCGCTCGCCGAGGCGATCGAGTCCGATGCCCGGGCGGCCCTGGGGGAGGCGGCCGGGCCGGTGCTGGCGGACGCCGTCGCGGCCGCGGGCCTGATGGCGATGAACACCGTCTACTACCGGTTTCGGCACATGGTTGGCAAGGAGTCGTACTCCGCCCGGCCGCCGCGGCTGCGGATGGCCCGCATCGCCCAGCCGGCAACGAGCAAAATCGATTTCGAGCTCATGAGCCTCGGCTGCGCGGCGCTGGCCGGCTGCGAGGCCTGCATCAAGAACCACGAAGCGAGCCTCGTCCATCTCGGGGCCGGTGAGGAGGCTTGCCACGACGCGGTGCGGATCGCGGCGGTGATGAGCGCCGTCGCCGGCGGCCTCGGCTGAGGCGAAACGACCCATGCGCGCCACACAGGAGCACCCCAGCGTTGCGTTGCCATCGCAACCAACGGTTCGGGGTTGCCCATACCCCGATCGTCGGACGTTCGCTCCGGCCATCCTGGCCTTCGCTCACTCGATGCCGCCTGCGCTCTGCCCTCCGGGCGCCGCTGGCCGGCAACGCCGTCTCCCGGGGCATGGGCAACCCCTCACGGAGAAATCGACGGTGGCTTCAACGAGAAAGCGATCCCGGTAATACCATGCCACCATGAAGCCCCTGCTGGTTCTCAACGTCGTCGGGCTGACGCCCGCGCTCCTGCCCCACACGCCGCGGCTGGCGGCGCTCGGCCGGGCTGGCTTCCAGGCGACGCTCGGCACGGTGCTGCCGGCCGTCACCTGCTCCGCCCAGGCGACGATGCTCACCGGTCGGCTGCCACGCGACCACGGCATCGTGGGCAACGGCTGGTATTTCCGCGACCTTGCCGAGGTCATGCTCTGGCGGCAGTCGAACAACCTCGTCGGCTGCAAGCAGGAAAAACTCTGGCACACGGGCCGGCGCCGGTTCGGCCCCGGCTTCACCGTCGCCAAGATGTTCTGGTGGTACAACATGCACGCGGCCGTCGATCAGGCGGTCACGCCCCGGCCGGTCTACCCGGCCGACGGTCGCAAGATCCCCAGCATCTACACCGATCCGCCGGCGCTCAAAGGCGATCTGCAGGGGCGGCTGGGCCGGTTTCCGCTCTTCAACTTCTGGGGGCCGACCGCCGACATCCGCTCCTCGCGCTGGATCGCCGCCGCCACGCGGCGCGTGATGGAAGCCCACGCCCCGACCGTCACGCTCTGCTACCTGCCCCACCTCGACTACGACCTGCAGCGGTTCGGCCCCGACTCGCCCCAGGCCCTGCGGGCCTGCGCCGAGATCGACGCCGTGGCGGGCGACCTCGCCGAGTGGGCGGCCGGCACGGGCCACACGGTGGCCGTGGTCAGCGAATACGGCATCACGCCGGTGACGGCGGGCATCGA
This genomic stretch from Planctomycetia bacterium harbors:
- the carB gene encoding carbamoyl-phosphate synthase large chain — protein: MPRRDDLHTILLIGSGPIVIGQACEFDYSGTQACKALREDGYRVVLVNSNPATIMTDPGTADRTYVEPLTWQMLEKVIEAEKPDAVLPTLGGQTALNLALELDRRGILARHGVEMIGAKAEAIRRGEDREIFKETMHKIGLETCRGRIVKSLPEAREVLGEIGLPAVIRPSFTLGGSGSGIAWNREEFDTKVQRGLDLSPVGEVLVEESILGWKEYEMEVMRDADDNAVVICSIENFDPCGVHTGDSITVAPAMTLTDRQYQRMRDASFAVIRAIGVETGGSNIQFAVDPQTGRMIVIEMNPRVSRSSALASKATGFPIAKIAAKLAVGWRLHELPNDITRKTKACFEPSIDYVVVKVPRFAFEKFPEADSRLTTQMKSVGETMAIGRTFKEAFQKALRGLEVGAFGFGSDGKDLWGTPAEPSLDDIKARVSTPDPDRVWYLRYALKAGMTVAELHEATAIDPWFLDELRQLVEIESLLRTVGSLGAVDDGTLRLAKQAGFSDRQLAVLLGSSEFEVRAERKRRGIVATFKVVDTCAAEFEALTPYYYSTWEDEDEVRPKPPGRKRVMILGGGPNRIGQGIEFDYCCCHASYALRELGIESVMVNSNPETVSTDYDTSDMLFFEPLTCEDVLNIADRIEPDGVIVQLGGQTPLNLARALHAAGLPIIGTSVDTIETAEDREKFRDLLDRLGLRQPDSGIARTLEQARREVARIGYPSLVRPSFVLGGRAMEICYDQVQFERYVAEAFAVAQGQPVLIDRFLEDAIEVDVDCIADGRDVIVAGVMEHIEEAGVHSGDSACCIPPHSLSAEMIAEIKQAATGLARSLGVVGLMNVQFAVKRETDADGVSGQSLYVIEVNPRASRTVPFVAKATGMPVAKVAVKVMAGVGLAEQGIEADPVPAHVSVKESVFPFVKFAGVDIALGPEMRSTGEVMGVSDTFAIAFAKSQIAAGIVLPEKGRIFVSVASPQAKQYMVNVARRLVALGFELIATAGTARELAAAGIPVEVVKKLQEGHPNLIDHLIDGRVQLIFNTPRGKGARTDEGRIRAASVLYGVPCITTLPAAEACVRAMEGLRTEPMGVQPIQDRFPAATAAAETAR
- the ahpD gene encoding alkyl hydroperoxide reductase AhpD is translated as MSFATPALDALRDTLPDDLKDIRLNVGAVLGGETLAPAQALGVALAAARFLRHRPLAEAIESDARAALGEAAGPVLADAVAAAGLMAMNTVYYRFRHMVGKESYSARPPRLRMARIAQPATSKIDFELMSLGCAALAGCEACIKNHEASLVHLGAGEEACHDAVRIAAVMSAVAGGLG
- a CDS encoding alkaline phosphatase family protein, which translates into the protein MKPLLVLNVVGLTPALLPHTPRLAALGRAGFQATLGTVLPAVTCSAQATMLTGRLPRDHGIVGNGWYFRDLAEVMLWRQSNNLVGCKQEKLWHTGRRRFGPGFTVAKMFWWYNMHAAVDQAVTPRPVYPADGRKIPSIYTDPPALKGDLQGRLGRFPLFNFWGPTADIRSSRWIAAATRRVMEAHAPTVTLCYLPHLDYDLQRFGPDSPQALRACAEIDAVAGDLAEWAAGTGHTVAVVSEYGITPVTAGIDVNRVLRRSGLLRVQEVDLGWELLDAGASEAFAVADHQLAHVYVKRPERIAEVRALLEATPGVAEVLDREAQAAHGLDHPRSGELVAVAAPDRWFTYYYWLDDARMPDFARTVDIHRKPGYDPVELFVDPTLALPRLRIAATLARKLLGFRYLMKVIGTDASIVRGSHGRLPDRPEDGPVFLCTDAAARRESLPMTDVRDTLLDLVARG